CCAGGCGAAAGGTCATGCCCCAGCTTAGAGGAGCGAACTGAAGCGGGTCTGAAGATTCACGGGAACTTCGGCTCACTCAGCGGGGGAAGGCGGGGCGGGGCGGGTGCGTACCATAGGGGCATGACCGAATCCGTCCTGCGAAAAATCAGCGAGGAGGAGTACCTGCGGACCGAAGAGCTGAGCCCGATTCGGCGGGAATACGTGGACGGTTTCGTCTACGCTCACGCCGGGGCGAGCCTGCCCCACAACCGCATCTCCTCCAACATCGGGCGGGTGCTGCTCAACGCCACGCGCGGCGGGCCCTGCTGGTCCTACGCCAATGACATGAAAGTGCGCGTGAACCGCCTTGGGCAACTTCGCTACTACTATCCCGATCTCGTCGTGGTCTGCGAGCCGCACGAGGACCTGAAGCAGGCTGAAACTCGCCCCTGCCTCATCGTGGAAATTCTGAGCGAGTCCACCCGGCAGGTGGACATGACCTACAAGGCACACGATTACCTGAGCCTGCCCAGTCTGCAAGGCTACCTGCTCGTGGACAGCGAGGAGCGGGCCGCCGAACTCTACCGCCGAACCCCGAATGGGTGGCAGGTCGAGACGGTGGAGGACGGGGTGCGGCTGCCGTGCCTGGACGTGGAGTTGAGGATGGACGAGGTGTATGAGGGGGCGAGGCTGTAACGGGACGCCTCGCGCGCGTGGGGTCGTCCCGGACGATGGACCCTCAAGGCACAGAGAAGGGGCAGGTCCGTGGATGGGCCTGCCCCTCCCCCTGACACTTTCGGCTTACGCCTGCGCGCCCGCCTCCTGCCTGCCCCGCTCCAGAATCCCGCGCAGCACGGTCTGGAGGATGCCGCCGTTCTTGTAGTAGTCGATCTCGACCGGCGTGTCGATGCGGCACTGCACGGTGATGTCGCGGCTCTGCCCGTCCTTCGTCACGCGCAGAGTCACGTCCTGGCGGGGCTTCAGGTCGGGGGGCAGGATCAGGTCGAAAACCTCGTCCCCGTTGATCCCCAGCGAGTCGGCGTTCTCGCCGTTCTTGAACTGGAGGGGCAGCACGCCCATGCCGACGAGGTTGGAGCGGTGGATGCGCTCGAAGCTCTCGGCGATTACGGCCTTCACCCCCAGCAGGAAGGTGCCCTTGGCCGCCCAGTCGCGGCTGGAGCCCATGCCGTAGTCCTTGCCCGCGAAGACGAGGAGCGGGATGTTCTGCGCCTTGTAGT
This sequence is a window from Deinococcus aerius. Protein-coding genes within it:
- a CDS encoding Uma2 family endonuclease; amino-acid sequence: MTESVLRKISEEEYLRTEELSPIRREYVDGFVYAHAGASLPHNRISSNIGRVLLNATRGGPCWSYANDMKVRVNRLGQLRYYYPDLVVVCEPHEDLKQAETRPCLIVEILSESTRQVDMTYKAHDYLSLPSLQGYLLVDSEERAAELYRRTPNGWQVETVEDGVRLPCLDVELRMDEVYEGARL